One Mycolicibacterium fallax genomic window, ACGGCGTTGGTGCCCGCGCAGCCGTAGCCCTGCAGATGCATGCCGAGCAGGCCGAGGCGGCCGAACTCCCGGCCGAGCTCGCGCGGCAGGGTGGCCGATTCGAACCAGTCCCCGACGTTCGGCTTGAGCCGGGTGTCGACGAATTCCCGCACGGTGGCAGCGATATCGCGTTCGTCGTCGTCGAGCAGCCGGTTGGTGTCGAACAGTTCCAGCGGCGCGTAGGTCTTGTCGGCGGGCTGGTCGGCGGTGGCGGACATGAGGGCTCCTGACAGTTGGTGACCGCCCCAGCGTAGGGACGGCGGGCGGGTTCCCGCAGCGCCACAGCGGCCCAATCCGGTGTGCGGGCCCTCGCGCCCGGCCGGCTCAGTCCAGCCGGGTGTCGGGGATCGCGTCCTCGCCGGCCAGGAACTCCCGGGCCCGCATGAACCCGTCGGAGTGCCAGGCCGTCAGCACCCAGATGACCCCGATCACCGGCAGCGGCCCGAGCGCCGCCCACCACCGGGCACCCGGGGGCACCACGTCGGCGATCACCTCCGCCCGCGGGACGTCGCCGACCATGGCGGGCAGCCAGTCGTTGAGCAGAATCGTCAGCATCCGGGTGATCTCGAACGGCCCGACCGTCGTCGCCATCACCCAGGACAGGCAGGCCACGATCAGCGCCCACGGCCAGGCCAGCATCAGCGACTGATCGTCGACGATGTCGGCCGCCGACCGGATCGACTCGGCAATGAACGCGAAGCCGAGCACCGCCAGCAGCACGCCGATCTGCGCCGCGAGCAGATCGTCGAGCACCGAGTTGGACGCCTCGTCCGGGCGCCGGCTGGGCAGCCCGATCGCCAGCGACAACAGGCCGGCGACCAGGGCCAGCAGCGTCATCTCCGAGGCCCCGTCGCTGATCCGGCGGAACGACGCGTCCAGCGTCGAGACCACCAGCCGCGACGTCGAGCGCGGACGGGTGCGGTAGAGCACCATCACCACCAGCCCGGACACCACGATCGACAGCAGCCAGGCGACCACGGCCGTGCAGACCACGGTCAGCGCCAGCGAGCTGATCAGCGGCGCCAGCACCGCGTCCTCCTCCGCGCTGCCGCGGATCACCAGCAACGGCACCGCGCCGACGGCCAGCACGGCCACCGCGCGGACCAGCAGCGGCACGGTGAACGCGGTGATGTCGGCGAACTCGGTGCTATCCAGGTTCGGGTGCCGGCGCCGGATGGCGGCCCACTCCGCGCGCAGCACCATGCGGGTATTGGTCAGGCGGTTGTTGTCCGACATGGCCGGATCTTAGGAACTTTCCGGCCCGGCGTCCCCGACCGACGCGCGCCCGCACCGGATTTCGGCGGCGCGCCGTCGGCGCCGGTGGCATGCTCGAATGGCATGGAGCAGAACCCGCCCGCACCGATCATCGCGGCCGCCCACGCCCGGCAACTGCAGACCCTGCCGCTGGACGACGACACCGATTTCGCCGACGCCGACCGCGGCTTCCTCGGCCGACTGTCGCCGGGCGTGGTCACCGCCGCCGACGGCCGGGTGGTCTGGGACAACGACGCCTACGACTTCCTGGCCGGCGACGCCCCCGCCACGGTGCACCCGAGCCTGTGGCGGCAGGCCCAGCTGTGCACCCGGCAGGGCCTCTACCAGGTCGTTGAGGGCATCTATCAGGTGCGCGGGCTGGATATCTCCAACGCCACCTTCGTCGAGGGCGACACCGGCGTCATCGTCATCGACCCGCTGGTGTCCACCGAGACCGCCGCCGCCGCGCTGGCGCTGTACCGGCAGCACCGCGGGGACCGACGCGTCGTCGCCGTCATCTACACCCACAGTCACGCCGACCATTTCGGCGGGATCCTCGGGGTGGTGACGCCCGCCGAGGTGGCGGCGGGCACCGTCCCGATCCTGGCGCCGGAGCGCTTCCTGGAGCACGCCGTCGCCGAAAACGTTTACGCCGGAACGGCGATGGCCCGTCGCGCGGCCTACATGTACGGCATCGCGCTGGACCGCGGGCCGTTCGGGCAGGTCGGCTCCGGGCTCGGGCAGGTCCCCTCCACCGGCGAGGTGGCGATCATCCCGCCGACCATCGACATCACCACCACCGGCCAGCGGCACACCCTCGACGGCGTCGAGATCGAGTTCCAGATGGCGCCCGGCACCGAGGCGCCCGCCGAAATGCACTTCTACTTCCCGCAGTTCCGCGCGCTGTGCATGGCCGAGAACGCCACCCACAACCTGCACAACCTGGTCACCCTGCGCGGCGCGGTGGTGCGCGACCCGCACGCCTGGTCGGGCTACCTGACCGAGGCGATCGACACCTTCGCCGACCGCTCCGATGTGGTCTTCGCCTCGCACCACTGGCCGACCTGGGGGCGCGAGCGGATCCGCGAATACCTGAACCTGCAGCGCGACCTGTACGCCTACCTGCACGACCAGACTCTGCGGCTGCTGAACAAGGGCCACACCGGCGCCGAGATCGCCGAGGACTTCCCGCTGCCGCCGGCGCTGGAGCGGGCCTGGCACTGCCACGGCTACTACGGGTCGGTGAGCCACAACGTCAAGGCGATCTACCAGCGCTACCTCGGTTGGTTCGACGGCAACCCGGGCCGGCTGTGGCCGCATCCGCCGGAGGCGCTGGCGCCGCGCTACGTGGCCGCCATCGGCGGGCTGGACCGGGTCGTCGAACTCGCCCGGGAGGCCTACGACGCGGGCGATTACCGTTGGGCAGCA contains:
- a CDS encoding alkyl/aryl-sulfatase; protein product: MEQNPPAPIIAAAHARQLQTLPLDDDTDFADADRGFLGRLSPGVVTAADGRVVWDNDAYDFLAGDAPATVHPSLWRQAQLCTRQGLYQVVEGIYQVRGLDISNATFVEGDTGVIVIDPLVSTETAAAALALYRQHRGDRRVVAVIYTHSHADHFGGILGVVTPAEVAAGTVPILAPERFLEHAVAENVYAGTAMARRAAYMYGIALDRGPFGQVGSGLGQVPSTGEVAIIPPTIDITTTGQRHTLDGVEIEFQMAPGTEAPAEMHFYFPQFRALCMAENATHNLHNLVTLRGAVVRDPHAWSGYLTEAIDTFADRSDVVFASHHWPTWGRERIREYLNLQRDLYAYLHDQTLRLLNKGHTGAEIAEDFPLPPALERAWHCHGYYGSVSHNVKAIYQRYLGWFDGNPGRLWPHPPEALAPRYVAAIGGLDRVVELAREAYDAGDYRWAATLLDHAVFTDDTHGAARALYADTLEQLAYGAENATWRNFFLSGATELRGSNFGTPTVVASPSMLSQLSPEQIFDAVAINIDGPRAWDLDLALDLGFADTGTNYRLTLRNGVLVYRRVPADPATAGVTLTLADKNRLLTLVAGDGDSDGLRVDGDPAVLASLIAVLDRPDPGFNIITP